In the Colletotrichum higginsianum IMI 349063 chromosome 7 map unlocalized unitig_7, whole genome shotgun sequence genome, one interval contains:
- a CDS encoding Major facilitator superfamily transporter, with translation MAGVLTWRSRFGGVFGNKAENADRTEGEHAGIPKWSMGVLNDPKTIEVPGSVLLLASHRNEPLGLRNAPARTSHSSIPTGFPEPIETPTGSRSPAHAAPPAEVEAKTTKDGIILNPQPEESANDPLNWPAWRRDCALLSLGFYCMVGGGMTPLLAAGFTNVAEDYHIETETVSLTTGLYMMGMGLGSVIFSPTAILYGKRPVYLFSAVIFIASSVWAALSPNFTSLILARIFQGISVSPVECLPSATIAEIFFLHERAFRIGIYTLLLLGGKNLVPLISAVVIQALGWRWVFWVVAMIVALCGVLLFFFVPETFWDRTPLPKSRKPSRRPSFGRRQSSRHQVPQVPADVNAAPADPVPQSPHHHKDLHVGFAPDPGQGARGNDDIEKQAGNISDSPNPAPAIRTSGTSGTPTSGSDYFAKAPAIESEKFPTHSSNVNSPPKALAYTHTLRHQPAKSFTEQLKPWNGRLNHDRWFKVMLRPFVLFAYPAVLWSSAVYALSVGWLIVVSESVALIYRNRESYNFDALQTGLVYLSPFVGGILGTAVAGKVSDIIVKSMARRNGGLYEPEFRLVMAAPVAITTVIGLMGFGWSAEERDHWIVPTVFFGLISFGCTLGSTTSITFCVDSYRQYAGEALVTLNFSKNIFHGLVFSLFVTHWLSDDGPKTVFIWLGVIQLIFLFFSIPMYMYGKRARMWTVRKNFMEKL, from the exons ATGGCGGGCGTTCTGACTTGGAGGAGCCGCTTTGGGGGTGTTTTTGGCAACAAGGCGGAAAATGCCGATAGGACAGAGGGCGAACATGCCGGCATCCCCAAATGGAGTATGGGTGTCCTCAACGACCCGAAGACGATAGAAGTGCCCG GCTcggttcttcttctcgccagTCATCGCAACGAGCCACTGGGCTTGCGCAATGCGCCCGCTAGGACTTCTCACTCATCCATCCCCACGGGTTTCCCGGAGCCGATCGAGACACCGACTGGCAGTCGGTCTCCCGCACACGCGGCCCCACCAGCTgaggtcgaggccaagaCCACCAAGGACGGAATCATCCTCAACCCCCAACCGGAAGAGTCGGCCAACGACCCTCTCAACTGGCCCGCCTGGCGACGAGACTGCGCCCTACTGTCTCTCGGATTCTACTGCATGGTCGGCGGAGGAATGACCCCCTTGCTCGCTGCCGGCTTCACCAACGTGGCTGAGGACTACCACATCGAGACGGAAACTGTTTCCCTGACCACAGGTTTGTACATGATGGGCATGGGTCTCGGCTCGGTCATCttctcgccgacggccatcCTGTACGGAAAGAGACCAGTCTACCTGTTCAGCGCCGTTATCTTCATCGCCAGTTCCGTATGGGCCGCCCTGTCGCCCAACTTCACGTCTCTCATCCTGGCCAGAATCTTTCAGGGCATCTCTGTGAGCCCGGTCGAGTGTCTTCCGTCCGCCACCATTGCCGAGATCTTCTTTCTTCACGAGCGTGCGTTCCGCATAGGCATCTACAcattgctgctgctcggcggTAAGAACCTGGTGCCGCTCATCAGTGCCGTTGTCATACAAGCCTTGGGATGGCGATGGGTTTTCTG GGTCGTTGCAATGATCGTTGCCCTCTGCGGCgtgcttctcttcttcttcgtgcCCGAGACCTTTTGGGACCGGACGCCCCTCCCCAAATCGCGGAAGCCATCTCGACGACCGAGCTTCGGGCGGAGGCAGTCATCGCGCCACCAAGTTCCTCAAGTGCCTGCGGATGTCAATGCGGCCCCCGCCGACCCTGTCCCTCAGTCACCGCACCATCACAAGGACCTGCACGTCGGGTTTGCTCCCGACCCCGGCCAAGGCGCCCGGggcaacgacgacatcgagaaACAGGCAGGCAACATCTCTGACTCGCCCAACCCGGCACCCGCCATCCGAACCTCTGGCACCTCCGGCACCCCTACGTCGGGGTCGGACTACTTCGCCAAGGCCCCGGCCATCGAGAGCGAGAAGTTCCCCACGCACTCCTCGAACGTCAACTCGCCGCCAAAGGCCCTCGCCTACACCCACACGCTCCGGCACCAGCCCGCAAAGTCCTTCACGGAGCAGCTGAAGCCCTGGAACGGCCGGCTCAACCACGACAGGTGGTTCAAAGTCATGCTCCGGCCCTTTGTCCTCTTCGCCTACCCGGCGGTGCTCTGGTCCTCGGCCGTGTACGCCCTGTCGGTCGGCTGGCTGATCGTTGTGTCCGAGTCGGTGGCCCTCATCTACCGCAACCGCGAGTCATACAACTTTGACGCCCTGCAAACGGGCCTCGTATACCTCTCCcccttcgtcggcggcatcctcggcACCGCTGTCGCCGGCAAGGTCAGCGACATCATCGTCAAGAGCATGGCCCGCCGCAACGGCGGCCTGTACGAGCCCGAGTTCCGCCTCGTCATGGCCGCGCccgtcgccatcaccaccgtCATTGGCCTCATGGGCTTCGGCTGGTCGGCCGAGGAGCGGGACCACTGGATCGTGCCgaccgtcttcttcggcctcaTCTCGTTCGGCTGCACGCtggggtcgacgacgtccatCACGTTCTGCGTGGACAGCTACCGGCAGTACGCCGGGGAGGCGCTCGTCACGCTCAACTTCAGTAAGAACATCTTCCACGGGCTAGTCTTCAGTCTCTTCGTCACGCACTGGCTCAGCGACGACGGGCCCAAGACCGTCTTCATCTGGCTCGGCGTCATCCAGCTcattttcctcttcttctccatcccGATGTACATGTACGGCAAGCGGGCGCGCATGTGGACCGTGAGGAAGAACTTTATGGAGAAGCTGTGA